A window of the Cololabis saira isolate AMF1-May2022 chromosome 19, fColSai1.1, whole genome shotgun sequence genome harbors these coding sequences:
- the LOC133419007 gene encoding nuclear factor 7, ovary-like, translated as MDEKTLKDFLSCHVCLETFKDPVSLSCSHNFCSSCLKKFWEEAKNRNCPICKRKDSKDDLSVNFSLKGLADSFAGRQTGGSSETEKEEKRLEEVCKKHRGIPQLFCRDEQRTVCSVCEFSLHQNHKVVPVEEAVGELKEQLKSDLKSLQDKRNKYKRVEKTYDDLVQHSKKQLLSTEKQIRAEFNKLQQFLKEEEESRLAALREEEEQKGRRISGERKRIQEQISSLSDSISAVEEELQKDNMAFLSRYKPTRDRAREQSSVSDPRLLSGTLVDEAKHLGNLAFRVWEKMGDQVHFSPVVLDPNTANLRLHPSDDLTSVTQGDTWQQFPDNPERNLKYSSVFGSEGLTSGKHSWEVEVGDHPDWIIGLVKDSVDRKGKVFASPEYGIWCLWYGDGKYTNGAGETVTVETSLRRIRVQLDYDGGKVSFYNAEDMTHIYTHSDTFTEKLFPYFSVGESGGAKTSEIRICQTKNRLT; from the exons ATGGATGAGAAAACTCTTAAAGATTTCCTGAGCTGCCACGTTTGTTTAGAGACTTTCAAAGATCCGGTGTCTCTGAGCTGCAGCCACAACTTCTGTTCAAGCTGCCTGAAAAAGTTCTGGGAAGAAGCTAAAAACAGAAACTGTCCCATCTGTAAAAGAAAAGATTCTAAAGATGATCTTAGTGTGAACTTTTCACTGAAGGGACTTGCCGATTCTTTTGCTGGAAGACAGACAGGTGGATCGTCTGAgactgaaaaagaagaaaagaggctggAGGAAGTTTGTAAGAAACATCGAGGAATACCTCAACTGTTCTGTAGAGACGAACAGAGAACTGTGTGTTCTGTCTGTGAGTTTTCTCTGCACCAGAACCACAAAGTGGTTCCTGTAGAGGAAGCAGTCGGTGAGCTGAAGGAGCAGCTGAAATCTGACTTAAAGTCTCTGCAGGACAAGAGGAACAAATACAAACGAGTGGAGAAAACATATGATGATCTGGTTCAACACTCCAAGAAGCAGCTGCTGTCCACAGAGAAGCAGATCAGAGCAGAGTTCAacaaactccagcagttcctgaaggaggaagaggagtccagACTGGCAGCtctgagggaggaagaggagcagaagGGGAGGAGAATCAgcggggagaggaagaggatccAGGAGCAGATCTCCTCTCTGTCAGACAGCATCTCTGCTGTGGAAGAAgagctgcagaaagacaacATGGCGTTCCTCAGCAGGTATAAACCCACCCGGGACAGAGCCAGAGAGCAGAGCTCAGTGTCAGATCCACGGCTGCTCTCAGGAACTCTGGTAGACGAGGCCAAACACCTGGGAAACCTGGCCTTCAGAGTCTGGGAGAAGATGGGGGACCAGGTCCACTTCAGCCCGGTGGTTCTGGACCCAAACACTGCAAACCTCCGTCTCCATCCGTCTGATGATCTGACCAGT GTGACACAAGGAGATACATGGCAGCAGTTTCCTGATAATCCAGAGAGAAACCTCAAATACTCCAGTGTTTTTGGTTCTGAGGGTTTGACCTCAGGGAAACACAgctgggaggtggaggtgggagaTCATCCTGACTGGATTATTGGTTTGGTTAAAGACTCTGTTGACAGGAAGGGAAAGGTGTTTGCTTCACCTGAATATGGAATCTGGTGTTTATGGTATGGTGATGGAAAATACACCAATGGTGCTGGTGAGACCGTCACGGTGGAGACGAGTCTCCGGAGGATCAGAGTCCAGCTGGACTATGACGGGGGGAAGGTTTCCTTCTACAACGCTGAAGACATGACACACATCTACACTCACAGTGACACTTTCACTGAGAAACTCTTCCCTTATTTCAGTGTTGGAGAGTCTGGTGGTGCAAAAACCTCTGAGATCAGAATCTGTCAGACAAAGAACAGATTAACCTGa
- the LOC133419737 gene encoding nuclear factor 7, brain-like — translation MDEKTLKDFLSCHVCLETFKDPVSLSCSHNFCSSCLKEFWEQNKNRNCPICKRKASKEFVVNFSLKGLADSFAGRQTGGSYETEKDICKKHSGIPQLFCRDEQRTVCSVCEFSLHQNHKVVPVEEAVGELKELLKSDLKSLQDKRNKYKQVEETYKDVVQHLEKQLLSTEKQIRAEFNKLLQFLKEEEESRLAALREEEEQKGRRISGERKRIQEQISSLSDSISAVEEELQKDDMSFLSRFKPTRDRAREQSSVSDPRLLSGTLVDEAKHLGNLAFRVWEKMGDQVHFSPVVLDPNTAKRNLYLSADLTSVRYEDTWQQLPDNPERNFKYADVFGYEGLTSGKHSWEVEVGDHPLWNVGLVKDSYDRKGKVFASPKYGIWCLSYGDGKYSNGAGDTVTVETSLRRIRVQLDYDGGTVSFYNAEDMTHIYTHRDTFTEKLFPFFTVGKCGDGKTSEIRICQTKKRLT, via the coding sequence ATGGATGAAAAAACTCTTAAAGATTTCCTGAGCTGCCACGTTTGTTTAGAGACTTTCAAAGATCCGGTGTCTCTGAGCTGCAGCCACAACTTCTGTTCAAGCTGCCTGAAAGAGTTCtgggaacaaaataaaaacagaaactgtcCCATCTGTAAAAGAAAAGCTTCTAAAGAGTTTGTTGTGAACTTTTCACTGAAGGGACTTGCCGACTCCTTTGCTGGAAGACAGACAGGTGGATCGTATGAGACTGAAAAAGATATTTGTAAGAAACACTCAGGAATACCTCAACTGTTCTGTAGAGACGAACAGAGAACTGTGTGTTCTGTCTGTGAGTTTTCTCTGCACCAGAACCACAAAGTGGTTCCTGTAGAAGAAGCAGTCGgtgagctgaaggagctgctgaaatCTGACTTAAAGTCTCTGCAGGACAAGAGGAACAAATACAAACAAGTGGAGGAAACATATAAAGATGTGGTTCAACACTTGGAGAAGCAGCTGCTGTCCACAGAGAAGCAGATCAGAGCAGAGTTCAACAAACTCCTGCAGTTcctgaaggaggaagaggagtccagACTGGCAGCtctgagggaggaagaggagcagaagGGGAGGAGAATCAgcggggagaggaagaggatccAGGAGCAGATCTCCTCTCTGTCAGACAGCATCTCTGCTGTGGAAGAAGAGCTGCAGAAAGACGACATGTCGTTCCTCAGCAGGTTTAAACCCACCCGGGACAGAGCCAGAGAGCAGAGCTCAGTGTCAGATCCACGGCTGCTCTCAGGAACTCTGGTAGACGAGGCCAAACACCTGGGAAACCTGGCCTTCAGAGTCTGGGAGAAGATGGGGGACCAGGTCCACTTCAGCCCGGTGGTTCTGGACCCAAACACTGCAAAACGCAATCTCTATCTGTCTGCTGATCTGACCAGTGTGAGATATGAAGATACATGGCAGCAGCTTCCTGATAATCCAGAGAGAAACTTCAAATACGCCGATGTGTTTGGTTATGAGGGTTTGACCTCAGGGAAACACAgctgggaggtggaggtgggagaTCATCCTCTCTGGAATGTTGGTTTGGTTAAAGACTCATATGACAGGAAGGGAAAGGTGTTTGCTTCACCTAAATATGGAATCTGGTGTTTGTCGTATGGTGATGGAAAATACAGCAATGGTGCTGGTGACACCGTCACGGTGGAGACGAGTCTCCGGAGGATCAGAGTCCAGCTGGACTATGACGGGGGGACGGTTTCCTTCTACAACGCTGAAGACATGACACACATCTACACTCACAGAGACACTTTCACTGAGAAACTCTTCCCTTTTTTCACTGTTGGAAAGTGTGGTGATGGAAAAACTTCTGAGATCAGAATCTGTCAGACAAAGAAAAGATTAACCTGA